CAAAGCCTTTGGCCTCGATGGCGCGGGCCGTTCGTCGGGCCCCCTCTGGCGTGCGGGTAACCCAAACGAGTGGCGTGGCTGATTTTGTCACTTCAGCCGCCAATCTGAATGAGGTCGGGGCCAGCTTCGGCCTTGATCTCTTCGCCGAGGCGCAGGCCCAGGTCACGTGCGGTCTGGCTGGTCGGGTGTTTCAGGGTGTCGCGCCTTTGCCAGCGTGTCTTGCCATCGGCACTGAGGGCCTCGACGAACAGGTGCATCTCGTCGCCGCTGATCGTGGCATAGGCCCCGACCGCCGTGCGGCACGAGGCTTCGAGCGCTTCCAGTGCGCCGCGCTCGGCGTGAATACGCAGGTAGGTCTCTTCGTGGTGCAGGGCCAGCAGCCACGGCTTGTCCAGATCTTCGGTGCGGCACTGGATGGCCAGCGCGCCCTGGCCGGGGGCTGAGGCGTAAAGATCGGCGTCGATATAGGACTTGATGTGGTGCGACAAACCGAGCCGGTTCAGACCGGCAGACGCCAGCAACAGGGCGTCGCACAGGCCGTCTTCGAGCTTTTTCAGGCGCGTATCGACATTGCCGCGCACCATGACGATGTCAAGATCGGGGCGCTGGTTCAGCGCTTGCGCCTGTCGGCGCAGACTGGCCGTGCCGAGCTTCGCGCCGTGCGGCAGGTCGGCGAGACTGGCATATTTGGGGCTCAGGAAGGCGTCGCGCGGGTCTTCGCGCACGGGGATGGCGCCCAGCGACAGGCCGGGAATCTCGGCCGCCGGCATATCCTTCAGCGAGTGCACGGCCAGATCGATGTCGCCGCGCAAAAGGGCGTCCTCGATCTCCTTGGTGAAGAGTTGCTTGCCGCCGGCTTCTATCAGGCGGCGATCCTGGATGCGGTCTCCGGCGGTGGAAATGATGACCAGCGGGGCGACCTCATCGGCTCTTGCCGGGTCATCGCCCATCGCGGCGACGATCTGTCTTTGCACCCAACCGCACTGGGTCAGGGCCAGTTTTGATCCGCGTGTACCTATTTTCAGTTTGCTCATAAGCGGTTCCTACCACTTTATCGCCGCCATTCAATGCAAAACACTTGACGTGCGACTATATGACGGGGTGTTAAGAGCCACCATGACACCAGACATAACCGTATTGGGTATCGAATCGAGTTGCGACGAAACCGCCGTGGCGGTGGTGCGCCGTGATGACGCGGGTACGCATGTTCTGTCGTCAGTGATCCACTCGCAGGTGATGCAGCACAAGGCCTATGGCGGTGTGGTGCCCGAAATCGCCGCGCGCAGCCATGTCGAAACCATC
The window above is part of the Asticcacaulis sp. MM231 genome. Proteins encoded here:
- the hemC gene encoding hydroxymethylbilane synthase; this translates as MSKLKIGTRGSKLALTQCGWVQRQIVAAMGDDPARADEVAPLVIISTAGDRIQDRRLIEAGGKQLFTKEIEDALLRGDIDLAVHSLKDMPAAEIPGLSLGAIPVREDPRDAFLSPKYASLADLPHGAKLGTASLRRQAQALNQRPDLDIVMVRGNVDTRLKKLEDGLCDALLLASAGLNRLGLSHHIKSYIDADLYASAPGQGALAIQCRTEDLDKPWLLALHHEETYLRIHAERGALEALEASCRTAVGAYATISGDEMHLFVEALSADGKTRWQRRDTLKHPTSQTARDLGLRLGEEIKAEAGPDLIQIGG